From a single Candoia aspera isolate rCanAsp1 chromosome 10, rCanAsp1.hap2, whole genome shotgun sequence genomic region:
- the LOC134503065 gene encoding fish-egg lectin-like: MVMKEILIFLANVVLLKAQVCTEIPNPGTLEQIHAGNGLVVGLEPTGNVFMMNGEDWLYLAGGMKHVTSGVGGIWMVDNNDQIYRMIGGNLERIPGSFNQINAGGAFYVVGINSEGQASCISSSQLNTMKAGSPLTWTNMEGSLGSITCGLNGCWGVSSDSDVHYRHGVKPERCEGTTWEHIPGIYSMIATGSDGSVFALKSGNTYRRDGITTDKVTGSRWARVNGITEKAKRLTYDLNILWLITIDDKILRCQL, encoded by the exons ATGGTAATGAAGGAGATCCTGATCTTCCTGGCCAATGTGGTGCTCTTAAAAG CTCAAGTCTGCACGGAAATCCCTAACCCTGGAACCCTGGAACAGATTCATGCTGGCAATGGATTGGTAGTTGGTCTGGAGCCAACAGGCAATGTTTTCATGATGAATGGAGAAGACTGGCTCTATCTGGCTGGAGGGATGAAACATGTAACTTCTGGAGTTGGTGGTATATGGATGGTTGACAACAATGACCAGATCTATCGGATGATAGGAGGCAATCTGGAAAGAATACCAG GGTCATTTAATCAGATCAATGCTGGAGGAGCTTTCTATGTGGTTGGCATTAACTCAGAAGGACAGGCCTCTTGCATTTCTAGTTCTCAGCTAAACACAATGAAAGCAGGCTCTCCTTTAACCTGGACCAATATGGAAGGAAGTCTGGGATCCATCACCTGTGGCTTAAACGGTTGTTGGGGTGTGAGCAGTGACAGTGATGTGCATTATCGCCATGGTGTCAAGCCAGAGAGGTGTGAAGGCACAACCTGGGAGCATATCCCTGGCATTTACTCCATGATTGCTACTGGGAGTGATGGAAGTGTCTTTGCTCTGAAATCGGGGAATACTTATCGCAG GGATGGAATCACAACAGACAAAGTGACAGGAAGCAGATGGGCAAGAGTTAATGGCATCACTGAGAAGGCCAAGCGCTTGACCTACGACTTGAATATTTTGTGGCTGATCACCATAGATGACAAGATTCTGCGTTGTCAGTTATAG